TGGATTTattttacaatatttacaggCACGAAGGCACTTCCGAACCTAACAACGAAAACATCTGAGCAACCATACATGCGTCTTTTCTTGACCGCTCTTTCTTTTACACTGCTGCTCCGCCACCTCCTGTCCCCCCTCTCCCACATAAGCACCTCTCCCTTCCCAAGTGGACTGACTGGAGTGGCATACTTAACACAGGCAATGGCTTTCTCGCGGGTACCTCAATTACAAAACGGGAAACACATGTGCCGTTCACAACAAGCATCACCGTTTAGATGGCCTAGGCATGGCGCAGATGCATGCGTCTTATCATGTCAGCCAAAATCTGTGCATACTATCACAGGCTAAAAATAAGGTAGTTCCAGGAACTGAGTCGGTGCAGTTACTTCGCCGTCCTGCAGCTCTTCAGCATAGTTCGGCGGGGCATGGCGGCGGATACCAAAACTTCAGCATATACATAGGCTAATTATAAGGTAATATATAGCTATTCTGGCGAAAATACCCTTTCGGGATTAGTCGTGATAAGTTGAACTAGACTAAAATGTGCCTACACGTTGAGGCTTCTCAAAGAAACCTGCAACACAAAGGCACAAATCGAGCACTATTTGTCCCAACGAATTACCTGTATTAAAATGGTTTCTTGCCACAGCTAAGATGGCGGGTTCCCAGATTCACTTTTGAGGCATATACTCCACTTCACCAATTTCCTAATTCTCCTTGAATCGCCTAAGACGACTGGCAGGCGAAATGAATTTATATttgtatatattgaaatacaacggttcagctgtcactttattcaagcaacagcaagatggcgccgatgaagaagaggaacgggcccaagactgatgatggttattgacagatgaggaagatggcgtccaatgaattcttacactaattttccccgtcgacggaagcggccagcctcgCCGCCAATTACGCTGAGGAACGCATACGATacggcttgagacgcgaaacgtgcacaatctctgtcccacggcagcgttggtaagtggggacatgaacaggtgtgacaaggtagttcaccagtgaggtctgttcgacaactttgtaggggccaagatagcgtgactcaagcttctcgcataagccaggcgttcgcgcaggagtccacagaagtacatcgtcgccagggcaGTAGAGAACGACTCGGTGAGTGGCATcataacgatgtttgcgatcttcttggctagcttcggtgtttacacgggcaagacgacggcatcgagcaacacgggacagaaactggtcgcaaacgaatggtgaagagttgacggggccagaaaagaatgaaacgtcgagtggtgatgtcggttggcgtccgtatactaggaaaaatggagaatagcctgtggtttgtTGAACTGACgaattatatgcatacgtgacaaagggaagtatggcatccccattgcgatggtccggtcggatatatggacagcatgtcacacagcgtgtgatgaaatctttccgttaagccattggtttgcgggtgatagctagatcccaggcagcacgccgccgttggaccaatcttggaccaacatcggctaacatcggcaccgacgtcgggccgacgtcggaagtgcaacttcttccaatgtcgggccgacgttcaagccaatgacgggccgacgttttgccgatgttttagccagtatgcaaccaacattgggccgacgaaggcccaccgtattgccgacaaagctgccaatgttcggccaacattgggccatatttcagccaatcacatgccatttttacgccgatattcgctgcacgacgaatattggctacggatgtacggcCGACATTGGAcgaatccagggccacattgcagccaatgaAAGGCCGTTATTACACCGTTGTTTCCTGCACggcgaatattggctactgattggcttgccattatgtaaccattattagtagagaatttttcttaccggaagatttaaacaatatgcctcgatgacccgctcttgtagttttgcagccctgtatacttggggcaacagaaaattgaatgccgaGAACTGAAaacagttactcgatctatttcatcttttatacgtcattccctttgctaacactagaagtgtagtttattttttttaccaatttattttttgcaatagggagtgctttatttggtactggtatttggtacagcagatcgaaaaaactcgttaggaagtaaatgccgaaagcgtatgtcccccacttgcaatccccacatatgtcccccacatgataatcgagaatattcatacagtttagagcatttttttgtaactaaaacatggtgatggtgcttccgaatcagcataagctagccgaacagtgcaccaccgacagtctgcagaccatttattcattgtttttttttatttatttggtacaacaaaaaatgtatacattgaaaaatatatatacacaactaaaaaaggcccgctctactgagGGTCAGGTTAcgttgggggcacagtggcagtggtgctgtcaaggccctggctgctgtggctgggcaggaagccagctgccgcgagcagccgataatctgcactctgagagtagtgatcatcgggctgctccacaagaaatgcttctctgaagcgccgcttcctgcccccacagcgatcaccagaccctggcagccacctcttaataaagttgagggcctccgcctggtcgcaccctgctttttggcagatgacatctgcatacaagaacagaaataccatagtacacatgaagcactgcagtacagagaatacacatggatacacacacataaaacaatgaacaagttaaacttgtcactaatctacagagcctcaggttcacaaaggcccttttcccttttctgccatgaaggctgtacagcacttgcacgtcatgtgccaatacagccttcatggcattcacaccaatttctcggaggccacgtcccccaatctgcaggagatgcttgcgctgtaaaaaaatgcaagaagcatagatggggtaaacgcaacagcacatcgaaatgttttcatgataaaaatctgcaagaagaggacactgaaaacaacaacttgaattttcgggcatcacaacatttcgttgtttttttacgctaacttcaactcacttgacctaaaatggtttccacatcagccctctcacactcagtgtgagaacctttcagagtccttctctgaatgcagttttgctgttatgaaatcaaatacaacactgttataacccttaataaatattgattctagctatgaaatagtatagttactttgtacagtgctcaaattccaatacacgtttctttgaggttacaatgtctttgcctaaATGTtcaccaggagtagcttctacaggtgaaaaacgataaagtatgtggaattcaaaaagaagctaggacatgtttttaatcaatgcattgtaagcagagcacaacaagataaatgaacatgatcaaggcgtactaagaggcaaccttagagcgaccaaatcttggtcatagatgaaactgatagaaaaataaaggtcgcactagatggtcgcaccatttgctgtgtatatttttctgtgatagccaacaaagaggcatgtcgctttAGAAATCTcttcacaataaacaaaggtgcatttttcttcaccctGCGAAAtggggtgcatgttagatttttaaaaaagtaagaaatcggctaacacaaggcaggatgaactgtagctcaaagtagagagagccgcagcggacacgaaatagggtgataaatgaacaaaattactgaatgtctgttttaagcaggctattgctagtcactgcccatcaaacacacgatgccgcctacatcgtctgctagcttaggacagttcactcggacttcacagactatagtaaatacagtcgaatctcattaattccaacacacttaattcgaactgacgctgtggtcctatcaaagctataccgcgctccgaaaatgctctcagcaccccgcccaatcctgcggtggcacttcagacacctcatcgctgtgcttaaagaagaaaatgaagaaaaggaaagaaaagactgcggtggaatgtttgccaaatgccaatctgcgacactcctgtgccacgcttcggctttttccgtccctgccacgtagagacccttctccttttaaCACTGCGcacgaagagaaagaggggaaaaaaagctgtcgcagagagtgggctctcatgccgatctgcaacgcgccggtgtcacgcttccctgtttttcgttcctgctatgtagagactcttctcctttcaacaccgcgcatgaagagaaaaaaaaaagctgccgcagagtgtttctctctcgaatgcctatctgcttttctccaggtgaagacgctcctcctttctcatcatgtgctggccacgctccggctgcagcgcagatggtaacagtggaaacacagttgtcttcaaagagtgtcagcactggacattgccgcgcgcaacttctattgccaggagaatactgaagccgaagtacaaatgctttgcaaactgcacgcaaaacttgttgactcgttgcaaggccaacgtgtacagacatgtattgactactttaattaatgacggatgccctgtaatttgtgaataaaacttctccatgcacatgcatcactgcatggtgagccctccgctcaattaccgtatttactctattctaccgcgccctcgattgtaatgcgcgcccggtttccacgacaaaaaaaaaaaaaaacaagacatcggttgcaacgcgcacccttttttcacgttggcccgcttgatcacaccactcgggaaaacgacaatttttgagagcgtcttccgtttaaatatgaagtacgggggaagcttatgcctatctgacgtgcaacggagcattgctgtcactctagttttaccgtcgcccgatgtcagtacactaacttgcttcgcccctttctcctagacggttgtggtgccaggcatgttgaagtaaagaggcgtgtgatcggcattcccgatttgcccaagcaggtagccgttgttgtgccgcaagtttaggaggaacctctgaagactctgaagcttttcttcgtactcctccggcaacttccggcatatgcccgttcgccttcggagggaaaagccttttctcttcataaagttcgttagccagcacctgctcgctttaaaatggctctgcattagccctttttctaaggctaactgcatagcctgcacttggagcagttctgtcgtcacgggccgctgtgccgctcactgcttaatcacatactcgccgagcagctcttcaatttgtggaaaccgaccctgctgtggtccactgaagccatTGCGTGAacctttgctgtcgacaatattctgcttttgtttccgccagtcccgcacgcacgtttcgggaactccgaatgaccgcgatgcggcccgatttctgtccgttccggcacacgcgatgacttttcttttagaagcggcattgtggtgcactcgtcgaatttttggagtcggccctaccatgccgtcgatgctaatgtactacaagatgacgaactcctcagcacacgtatgaagtaccgcacatgggaaacacataggcagaaatgaccgacgcgccatgccgacgcacgtagggggcggccattttgtaagtggcgatgacAATAGAATGactatattcatttttttttttcgtactcgattctaacgcgcatgcgattcatgaactctcttaaccggaaaaaaggtgcgtgttagattcaagtaattacggtaactttcattattttgaacttcttttaatttgaacaaattttctggcctctttgagtacgaattattcacaTTCGACTGTAATACAGTGGTTCATGAGATTACATGGCTAGCTTGTTTCatgaaacacagtatcttaaagcagtactaaatttctgcatgttacataggcatattaaaaaacaagaaatacacaccaaagccgcagccacagcttcactctgcacagctgcctctgctgcctccacgtCTCCAaatgtaccagcaggcagccggggaaggtcagaaggGGGCTGTGCtagctgggcgtgctgaggcacggacaagagccgtacctcgagcttcagctgtcgcacctcctgcagaacctctctttgttgctgctgGATGCCAAGTtcgatccgcaggatccgtagcaacagagctgaaacatacaagagtacatactatatttactcgcacaatttgcatcctcacataatttgctcaccagtataattagccagcctgctttactacaagaaactttttgctcgcatactttgccctccccaaccagcccgagccaccttgccagcacacacacagacacatttgacttcatgatgctctggtcaggcacatctcttgtcgagcaggcgagtgcagtcttacacaaaatgggcTGAGTGCAAGGttccttcttccatgaacttttatgctttccctagaatatcgaacttgaaaaccgtaacctgtttatgtgtagtccgaaatgcctaaaggtttgcctcctatcttcccacctcttccacggcaagaatgtattcccgagacacagcacagatgttgaacgcgtgcaaggacctgtcacatcaactagatgaggcaggttttcacactcattttcttttttttttggttttgccaTCTgaccattgcgtttttaccgttccttgtaataggctacaataattatatacgaggcagattgctgttataaagcttaccgaagaaaactgaaaccgtgctaccgctaagcacatcagcgtggagttcttcgacatgaaatattcagtatgggagccagcagaagagtgcgttgaataagacttagcatagaagcttgggtgtgttggttagatatcggagggaacacaacgcaatcgaagactgggacaaggaatggggacacacacacatgaagggcgacacacagagcactgtgttggcatcgcgcttccttgtctgcatcttactttgcgttgggttcccgacaattattggagagtacttatgttctctggtataaccttgtcgtgggaactggtttttgtgagcaatgttcggaagaacttcaagaaaatgggggcatttgaacaggcttcacaaacaaatgacaatccgctttgagacagctgtgacagcgcctgcaacatatattcccattCCCAGTtgggcttttaggccagc
The sequence above is drawn from the Rhipicephalus microplus isolate Deutch F79 chromosome 3, USDA_Rmic, whole genome shotgun sequence genome and encodes:
- the LOC142804045 gene encoding uncharacterized protein LOC142804045 isoform X1: MRRLYRKRRPRHLSSSLFLRASATTLTDDVFDFTVHCSPRLKEAPHGEGSEQTMPLLLRILRIELGIQQQQREVLQEVRQLKLEVRLLSVPQHAQLAQPPSDLPRLPAGTFGDVEAAEAAVQSEAVAAALMSSAKKQGATRRRPSTLLRGGCQGLVIAVGAGSGASEKHFLWSSPMITTLRVQIIGCSRQLASCPATAARALTAPLPLCPQRNLTLSRAGLF
- the LOC142804045 gene encoding uncharacterized protein LOC142804045 isoform X2 translates to MPLLLRILRIELGIQQQQREVLQEVRQLKLEVRLLSVPQHAQLAQPPSDLPRLPAGTFGDVEAAEAAVQSEAVAAALMSSAKKQGATRRRPSTLLRGGCQGLVIAVGAGSGASEKHFLWSSPMITTLRVQIIGCSRQLASCPATAARALTAPLPLCPQRNLTLSRAGLF